Proteins from a genomic interval of Symmachiella macrocystis:
- a CDS encoding heparinase II/III family protein, with translation MSTRITQQNKLNSLTMARLAVLVGSVVFFVQDQTHGEVPPASAVRETATSQTADKAESPNQVIAKQLSRVLDTTQPPLQEVVDIAERDGLDAAVARIRELHQQAPERPVFPHGLAPRDPEKIIKVADGVIQGGWRFGKREPYPVAIPIDWAANPYNDRGWRMWLNAWRVLEPILAAYDESGDKRYLKFANGIALDWIDQYIVAENDNAFTWYDMAIGRRALLLGKLIDANLRTDVMSNERLLLLFTAARRHAVELHSEDKIAWHSNHGIYQLVGLLSLGMSTPELSGVHEFKPFAKQGLCKLISQHFSDEGIHLEHSPFYHVALINTLGLLIERGLIDDDETLNLFQLAKRNIAWMCHPHGDLIRTGDGDQTQAAARIMYADDPQLQYVLSKGKSGTQPPTNYQIFKESGYAVFRGSWDHRPWREAPYLFFSAAFHSRTHKHADDFTFEWSEQGRSLLIDSGRYSYKYDHPHRQYVESTRAHNTVEIDGRNFSRYTNDVFGSAIVAGGESDDAYFVTAQVNRSRFFKTHHKRTLVFRPGRWLVVIDNLTSPESHEFAQCFHFGPELMFHHTSTGGVAARLPNTDTMLNVLSLSPSDAVTATLIRGQTEPRMQGWTSLAANHMTPNYALELRTSGNDVQYVTVLALTGPQANLQPIPVPANQDPHNLQVRWQANGASQGFDLHEDESGTSLKLLSPPAMTAEKPGSATR, from the coding sequence CAGGACCAGACGCATGGCGAGGTTCCGCCCGCTAGTGCAGTGCGCGAGACTGCCACCTCGCAAACGGCGGACAAAGCAGAATCGCCCAATCAAGTCATCGCCAAACAATTGTCCCGCGTACTCGATACAACTCAGCCACCCCTACAAGAGGTTGTTGATATCGCTGAGCGTGACGGACTAGATGCGGCCGTTGCGCGGATTCGTGAATTGCACCAACAGGCGCCGGAGCGGCCTGTTTTTCCGCACGGACTCGCCCCCAGGGACCCGGAAAAAATCATCAAAGTCGCCGACGGCGTGATCCAAGGGGGTTGGCGGTTCGGCAAACGTGAACCCTACCCCGTCGCCATACCAATTGACTGGGCCGCAAACCCTTACAACGACCGGGGCTGGCGGATGTGGCTCAACGCCTGGCGCGTCCTCGAACCGATCTTAGCCGCCTATGACGAATCGGGTGACAAACGCTATCTGAAATTCGCCAACGGAATCGCTCTGGATTGGATCGACCAATACATCGTCGCGGAGAACGACAACGCCTTCACCTGGTACGACATGGCTATCGGCCGCCGTGCGCTGTTATTAGGAAAACTGATTGATGCCAACCTCCGCACCGATGTGATGAGCAATGAACGTTTGTTGCTCCTGTTCACAGCCGCCCGCCGGCACGCCGTCGAACTACATAGTGAGGACAAAATTGCCTGGCATTCCAATCACGGGATTTATCAACTGGTCGGGCTCCTGTCGCTGGGCATGTCGACGCCCGAGTTAAGCGGCGTGCACGAATTCAAACCGTTTGCCAAACAAGGGCTGTGCAAACTGATTAGCCAACATTTTAGCGATGAAGGCATACACCTCGAACACTCGCCGTTTTATCACGTCGCCCTGATTAATACGCTCGGCTTGCTCATCGAACGCGGGCTGATCGACGATGACGAGACATTAAACTTATTCCAACTCGCCAAACGCAACATTGCTTGGATGTGCCATCCCCATGGAGACTTGATCCGCACCGGGGACGGCGACCAAACCCAAGCTGCCGCGCGCATCATGTATGCGGACGATCCGCAGTTGCAATACGTCCTCAGTAAAGGGAAATCAGGAACCCAACCGCCGACCAATTATCAGATCTTCAAGGAATCGGGATACGCCGTCTTCCGCGGGTCTTGGGATCACCGGCCCTGGCGCGAAGCCCCCTATCTGTTTTTCTCTGCCGCTTTCCATTCCCGAACGCACAAACATGCGGATGATTTCACGTTCGAATGGTCCGAACAGGGTCGCAGCCTACTGATTGACAGTGGCCGCTATTCTTACAAATACGATCATCCCCATCGCCAATACGTCGAAAGCACACGAGCCCACAATACGGTGGAAATCGACGGCCGAAATTTCAGTCGTTATACAAACGATGTTTTTGGCTCGGCGATCGTCGCAGGCGGCGAAAGTGATGACGCATACTTCGTCACCGCCCAAGTCAATCGCTCGCGATTCTTTAAAACTCACCACAAACGCACCCTCGTGTTTCGCCCCGGCCGTTGGTTGGTTGTCATCGACAATCTCACGTCACCAGAGTCACACGAATTCGCGCAATGTTTTCACTTCGGTCCGGAACTGATGTTTCACCACACCTCCACCGGAGGCGTGGCCGCGCGTTTGCCCAACACCGACACCATGCTCAACGTGCTTTCACTTTCCCCCAGCGATGCGGTGACCGCCACGCTCATTCGCGGCCAAACCGAACCGCGGATGCAGGGCTGGACCAGTCTTGCCGCAAATCACATGACCCCCAATTACGCATTGGAGCTCCGCACAAGCGGCAACGACGTGCAGTATGTCACCGTACTCGCACTGACCGGCCCTCAAGCGAATTTACAGCCCATACCGGTTCCCGCTAATCAAGACCCACACAACCTCCAAGTCCGTTGGCAGGCCAATGGGGCATCCCAGGGTTTTGATTTGCACGAAGACGAATCAGGAACCTCGCTCAAACTCCTCAGCCCCCCAGCCATGACCGCCGAAAAACCAGGCTCAGCCACACGCTAA
- a CDS encoding nucleoside permease, translating to MHALVGARLSAMMFLQFFIWGSWYVTAYLYLGKIGFAGGEIAWTYSVGPIAGIISPFFVGMIADRFFASERVLGVMHLAGGGFMMLAVSLMNEANPATPLMINLALFGYMLCYFPTLALTNSVAMQNMTNSEKQFPLIRVFGTFGWIAAGFVISGGGWDTGIMPFRIAAGASFAMGIYSFFLPHTPPPAAGQKITARELLGVDALVLLKQPSYLIFMISSFLICIPLAFYYQLATKFITSAGLANPAFKMSFGQLSEVIFMLIMPLFFSKLGVKKMLLVGMLAWVVRYGLFALGANDGVVWMLIGGIVLHGICYDFFFVTGQIYTDNVAPKAIRSQAQGMLVLFTLGLGMLIGAQVAGAVEIFFTTGEGEAAVVDWQQLWTGPAIAAGVIMVLFAVMFRDPPRSGEPDIVEADVARAAALEPNP from the coding sequence ATGCACGCCCTGGTCGGTGCACGTCTTTCGGCAATGATGTTCCTGCAATTCTTTATTTGGGGTTCCTGGTACGTCACCGCCTATTTGTACTTAGGGAAGATCGGTTTTGCCGGCGGCGAAATTGCTTGGACGTATAGCGTCGGACCGATCGCCGGCATCATTTCCCCCTTCTTCGTGGGTATGATCGCCGACCGCTTTTTTGCCTCGGAGCGCGTGCTGGGCGTGATGCATCTCGCCGGCGGCGGATTCATGATGCTGGCCGTGTCGCTCATGAACGAAGCCAACCCCGCAACACCATTGATGATTAACCTCGCCTTGTTTGGTTATATGCTTTGCTATTTCCCTACGCTGGCGCTGACCAATTCCGTCGCCATGCAAAACATGACCAACTCGGAAAAACAATTCCCCTTGATTCGCGTGTTCGGCACCTTCGGCTGGATTGCCGCTGGATTTGTCATCAGCGGAGGAGGCTGGGATACGGGCATCATGCCGTTTCGGATCGCCGCCGGTGCATCGTTCGCCATGGGCATCTACAGCTTCTTTTTACCGCACACCCCGCCGCCGGCCGCCGGACAAAAAATCACCGCGCGTGAGTTGCTCGGCGTCGATGCGTTGGTCCTGTTGAAACAACCCTCCTATCTGATCTTTATGATCAGCTCGTTTCTCATCTGTATTCCGCTCGCGTTTTATTATCAGCTCGCAACAAAATTCATCACGTCCGCAGGACTGGCGAATCCCGCTTTCAAAATGTCGTTCGGCCAGTTATCGGAAGTGATTTTCATGCTCATCATGCCGCTCTTCTTCTCGAAGCTGGGCGTTAAAAAAATGCTGCTGGTCGGCATGCTGGCCTGGGTGGTCCGATATGGATTGTTCGCACTGGGTGCCAATGATGGCGTCGTCTGGATGCTCATCGGCGGAATCGTCCTCCACGGGATTTGCTACGATTTCTTTTTCGTCACTGGACAAATCTATACCGACAACGTCGCCCCCAAGGCGATCCGCAGCCAGGCCCAAGGTATGCTCGTTTTGTTCACATTGGGACTGGGAATGCTGATCGGGGCACAAGTCGCCGGCGCTGTCGAAATCTTTTTTACCACGGGCGAAGGCGAAGCGGCTGTTGTGGATTGGCAACAATTATGGACCGGGCCCGCCATCGCAGCTGGGGTCATTATGGTCCTCTTTGCTGTGATGTTTCGCGATCCCCCCCGGAGTGGCGAACCGGACATTGTTGAAGCCGATGTCGCCCGTGCCGCCGCCTTGGAGCCCAATCCGTGA
- a CDS encoding MFS transporter, which produces MAGRLGFHLRWRLSVLWALEWGISGTLLTYLPIYWKQTIQLSTSQTASLFAVAAVGLWVAPFLVGQVADRWLASEKYLAVSHFIGGLTLVGFPHAAETYKQTGDNFVTLLVMSGIYSVAYIPTWALASSLTFRHLTDPDAQFGKVRVWGTVGWMSTGLFLSLWLMQDEFGSWLSRFPRIDAPRSAIAAACEWLPSPQPSDCFSIAALLSFALSSFCIFLPHTPPERTQRDGIAPLEMLKMFRSRDFRLFMGISFLMALLIPMYNLVVPVFLTTGDIEDGWVPAVMLIGQISEFPALLLLGLFLKRLGMKITFSVGIGAWFLRYGLFSISGGAYSLILVGLALHGICHVFMIIVAQLYIDSQCRHDLRASAQNFLAFVTLGIGMPLGLLLAGKLDDGFDGNYPLLFAIAAASCLILLVVFWKRFEGPKTIAVAPPPNSDTETQNPEPESPEKDASP; this is translated from the coding sequence ATGGCCGGCCGGTTGGGGTTTCACTTGCGCTGGCGGCTTTCTGTGCTGTGGGCGCTGGAGTGGGGCATCTCCGGCACGTTGCTCACCTATCTGCCCATCTACTGGAAACAGACGATTCAACTCTCCACCAGCCAAACGGCCTCGCTGTTCGCCGTGGCGGCTGTGGGGTTGTGGGTCGCCCCGTTTCTCGTCGGGCAGGTCGCCGACCGTTGGCTGGCCAGTGAAAAATACCTGGCTGTCAGCCATTTCATCGGCGGACTGACGCTGGTCGGTTTCCCGCATGCCGCTGAAACGTATAAACAAACCGGCGACAATTTCGTCACGTTGTTGGTGATGAGCGGCATTTATTCCGTGGCCTATATCCCCACCTGGGCCTTGGCCAGTTCGTTGACGTTTCGCCACCTGACCGACCCGGACGCGCAATTTGGCAAGGTCCGTGTGTGGGGCACCGTCGGCTGGATGTCGACCGGATTGTTCCTGTCGCTGTGGTTGATGCAGGATGAATTCGGCAGTTGGCTGTCGCGATTCCCGAGAATCGACGCACCGCGCAGCGCGATCGCCGCCGCCTGCGAGTGGCTTCCCTCACCGCAACCTTCGGACTGCTTTTCCATCGCCGCGCTGCTCTCATTTGCTCTGAGCAGCTTTTGTATTTTCTTGCCGCACACCCCGCCTGAGCGAACTCAGCGCGACGGCATCGCGCCGTTGGAAATGCTCAAGATGTTCCGCTCACGCGACTTCCGACTGTTCATGGGCATCAGCTTTTTGATGGCGCTGCTGATTCCGATGTACAACCTCGTCGTCCCCGTGTTTTTGACCACCGGCGACATCGAAGATGGGTGGGTCCCGGCGGTGATGCTGATCGGGCAAATCTCCGAATTCCCCGCGCTGCTTTTGTTGGGATTGTTCCTCAAACGCCTGGGCATGAAGATCACCTTCTCCGTCGGCATCGGAGCCTGGTTTCTGCGCTACGGCCTATTTTCCATCTCAGGCGGAGCCTATTCATTGATCCTGGTCGGACTGGCGCTGCACGGAATTTGTCATGTCTTCATGATCATTGTCGCGCAACTCTACATCGATTCCCAATGCCGCCACGACTTGCGAGCCAGTGCGCAAAACTTTCTGGCATTTGTGACGTTAGGAATCGGCATGCCTCTAGGGCTGCTCCTCGCAGGAAAACTCGACGACGGGTTTGACGGCAACTACCCGCTGCTCTTTGCCATTGCCGCCGCCAGTTGCTTGATCCTGCTCGTTGTGTTCTGGAAGCGGTTCGAAGGCCCCAAAACAATCGCTGTTGCCCCACCGCCAAATTCCGATACCGAGACGCAAAATCCGGAGCCGGAATCACCAGAGAAAGACGCCTCACCATGA